One genomic window of Pseudomonas sp. LFM046 includes the following:
- the acs gene encoding acetate--CoA ligase, producing the protein MSSASLYPVRPEVAAQSLTDEATYKAMYQQSVINPDGFWREQAKRLDWIKPFTKVKQTSFDDHHVDIKWFSDGSLNVSANCLDRHLAERGDQPAIIWEGDDPSEHQVITYRDLHERVCKFANALRGQDVHRGDVVTIYMPMIPEAVVAMLACTRIGAIHSVVFGGFSPEALAGRIIDCRSKVVITADEGLRGGKKVPLKANVDDALTNPETSSVQKIVVVKRTGADIKWNQHRDVWYEDLMKVASSHCIPKEMGAEDPLFILYTSGSTGKPKGVLHTTGGYLVYASLTHERVFDYRPGEVFWCTADIGWVTGHTYLVYGPLANGATTLMFEGVPNYPDVTRVAKIVDKHKVNILYTAPTAIRAMMAEGKAAVEGADGSSLRLLGSVGEPINPEAWHWYYENVGQSRCPIVDTWWQTETGACLMTPLPGAHPLKPGSAARPFFGVQPALVDNLGNIIEGPAEGNLVIVDSWPGQARTLYGDHDRFVDTYFKTFKGMYFTGDGARRDEDGYYWITGRVDDVLNVSGHRMGTAEIESAMVAHPKVAEAAVVGMPHDIKGQGIYVYVTLNAGEEASEQLRQELRAWVRKEIGPIATPDVIQWAPGLPKTRSGKIMRRILRKIAVSEYDSLGDISTLADPGVVQHLIDTHRTMQAA; encoded by the coding sequence ATGAGTTCTGCTTCTCTGTATCCGGTCCGCCCTGAAGTGGCCGCCCAGTCCCTCACCGACGAAGCGACCTACAAAGCCATGTACCAGCAGTCCGTCATCAACCCCGACGGATTCTGGCGCGAACAGGCCAAGCGCCTGGACTGGATCAAGCCCTTCACCAAGGTGAAGCAGACCTCTTTCGACGATCACCACGTCGACATCAAGTGGTTCTCCGATGGCTCCCTCAACGTTTCCGCCAACTGCCTGGACCGTCACCTCGCCGAGCGCGGCGACCAGCCGGCCATCATCTGGGAAGGCGACGATCCTTCCGAGCATCAGGTCATCACCTACCGCGACCTCCACGAGCGCGTCTGCAAATTCGCCAACGCACTGCGTGGCCAGGACGTGCACCGCGGTGACGTGGTGACCATCTACATGCCGATGATCCCGGAAGCCGTGGTGGCCATGCTGGCCTGTACCCGTATCGGCGCCATCCACTCCGTGGTCTTCGGTGGCTTCTCCCCCGAGGCCCTGGCCGGTCGCATCATCGATTGCCGTTCCAAGGTGGTGATCACTGCTGACGAAGGCCTGCGCGGCGGCAAGAAGGTCCCGCTGAAGGCCAACGTCGACGATGCCCTGACCAACCCTGAAACCAGCAGCGTGCAGAAGATCGTGGTGGTCAAGCGCACGGGCGCCGACATCAAGTGGAACCAGCACCGCGACGTCTGGTACGAGGACCTGATGAAGGTTGCGTCCAGCCACTGCATCCCGAAGGAGATGGGCGCCGAGGACCCGCTGTTCATCCTCTACACCTCCGGCTCCACCGGCAAACCCAAGGGTGTGTTGCACACCACTGGCGGCTACCTGGTGTACGCCTCCCTGACGCATGAGCGCGTGTTCGACTACCGTCCGGGCGAAGTCTTCTGGTGCACCGCCGACATCGGCTGGGTCACCGGTCACACCTACCTGGTCTACGGCCCGCTGGCCAATGGCGCCACCACCCTGATGTTCGAGGGCGTGCCGAACTACCCGGACGTCACCCGTGTCGCCAAGATCGTCGACAAGCACAAGGTCAACATCCTCTACACCGCCCCCACCGCCATCCGCGCCATGATGGCCGAGGGCAAGGCGGCGGTTGAAGGCGCCGACGGCTCCAGCCTGCGTCTGCTGGGTTCGGTGGGCGAGCCGATCAACCCGGAAGCCTGGCACTGGTACTACGAGAACGTCGGCCAGAGCCGCTGCCCGATCGTCGACACCTGGTGGCAGACCGAAACCGGCGCCTGCCTGATGACTCCGCTGCCCGGCGCCCACCCGCTGAAACCGGGGTCCGCCGCACGTCCCTTCTTCGGCGTGCAGCCGGCGCTTGTGGATAACCTCGGCAACATCATTGAAGGCCCGGCTGAAGGCAACCTGGTGATAGTCGATTCCTGGCCGGGTCAGGCCCGTACCCTGTACGGCGACCACGACCGCTTCGTCGACACCTACTTCAAGACCTTCAAGGGCATGTACTTCACCGGCGATGGCGCCCGTCGCGATGAAGACGGCTACTACTGGATCACCGGCCGCGTGGACGACGTGCTGAACGTCTCCGGCCACCGCATGGGGACTGCCGAGATCGAGAGCGCCATGGTTGCCCACCCGAAAGTGGCCGAGGCCGCGGTGGTCGGCATGCCGCACGACATCAAGGGGCAGGGCATCTATGTCTACGTGACCCTGAACGCAGGCGAGGAAGCCTCCGAGCAACTGCGTCAGGAACTCAGGGCCTGGGTGCGCAAGGAGATCGGTCCGATCGCCACCCCCGATGTAATCCAGTGGGCTCCGGGCCTCCCGAAGACCCGCTCGGGCAAGATCATGCGCCGTATCCTGCGCAAGATCGCCGTCTCCGAGTACGATTCCCTCGGCGACATCTCCACCCTGGCTGATCCCGGAGTGGTGCAGCACCTCATCGATACTCATCGCACCATGCAGGCAGCCTGA
- the putP gene encoding sodium/proline symporter PutP: MSMNNPMLITFVIYIAAMVLIGFAAYRSTNNLSDYILGGRSLGSFVTALSAGASDMSGWLLMGLPGAVYLSGLSESWIAIGLIIGAYLNWLLVAGRLRVQTEHNGNALTLPDYFTNRFEDNSRILRIFSAVVILVFFTIYCASGVVAGARLFESTFGISYETALWAGAAATICYTFVGGFLAVSWTDTVQASLMIFALILTPVIVMIATGGMDTTFVAIEMKDAAHFDMLKGASFVGVISLLAWGLGYFGQPHILARFMAADSVKSIPNARRISMTWMVLCLGGAVAVGFFGIAYFSAHPDLAGAVTENHERVFIELAKILFNPWVAGVLLSAILAAVMSTLSCQLLVCSSALTEDFYKAFFRKNASQAELVWVGRAMVLLVAVVSIVIAADPESKVLGLVSYAWAGFGAAFGPVVILSLIWKGMTRNGALAGMILGAVSVVVWKNFFGWTGLYEIIPGFILCTLGILIFSRIGNGPSAAMIKRFDEAEQEYQDAHV, from the coding sequence ATGAGTATGAACAACCCGATGCTGATCACTTTCGTGATCTATATCGCGGCGATGGTGCTGATCGGCTTTGCCGCCTATCGCTCCACCAACAACCTTTCCGACTACATCCTGGGTGGCCGCAGCCTCGGTAGCTTCGTTACCGCGCTGTCCGCCGGCGCCTCCGACATGAGCGGCTGGCTGCTGATGGGCCTGCCGGGTGCCGTCTATCTCTCCGGTCTCTCCGAAAGCTGGATCGCCATTGGCCTGATCATTGGCGCCTACCTCAACTGGCTGCTGGTTGCCGGCCGTCTGCGCGTGCAGACCGAGCACAACGGCAACGCCCTGACCCTGCCGGACTACTTCACCAACCGCTTCGAAGACAACAGCCGCATCCTGCGCATCTTCTCCGCTGTGGTGATCCTGGTGTTCTTCACCATCTACTGCGCCTCCGGCGTCGTGGCCGGTGCCCGCCTGTTCGAGAGCACCTTCGGCATCTCGTACGAAACCGCCCTGTGGGCCGGCGCTGCCGCGACCATCTGCTACACCTTCGTCGGTGGCTTCCTCGCGGTCAGCTGGACTGACACCGTCCAGGCCAGCCTGATGATCTTCGCCCTGATCCTCACCCCGGTCATCGTGATGATCGCCACCGGCGGCATGGACACCACCTTCGTCGCCATCGAGATGAAGGACGCTGCCCACTTCGACATGCTCAAGGGTGCCAGCTTCGTCGGCGTGATTTCCCTGCTCGCCTGGGGCCTGGGCTACTTCGGCCAGCCGCACATCCTGGCGCGTTTCATGGCCGCCGACTCCGTCAAATCCATCCCGAACGCCCGCCGCATCTCCATGACCTGGATGGTCCTCTGCCTCGGCGGCGCCGTAGCCGTGGGCTTCTTCGGCATCGCCTACTTCTCCGCTCATCCGGACCTGGCTGGCGCCGTGACCGAGAACCACGAGCGCGTGTTCATCGAGCTGGCCAAGATCCTGTTCAACCCCTGGGTTGCCGGCGTGTTGCTGTCCGCCATCCTGGCGGCCGTGATGTCCACCCTGAGCTGCCAACTGCTGGTCTGCTCCAGCGCCCTCACCGAAGACTTCTACAAGGCCTTCTTCCGCAAGAACGCCAGCCAGGCCGAACTGGTCTGGGTCGGCCGCGCCATGGTGCTGCTGGTGGCGGTGGTCTCCATCGTCATTGCCGCTGATCCGGAGAGCAAGGTGCTGGGTCTGGTGTCCTACGCCTGGGCCGGTTTCGGTGCCGCCTTCGGCCCGGTGGTGATCCTGTCCCTGATCTGGAAAGGCATGACCCGTAACGGCGCCCTGGCCGGCATGATCCTCGGTGCGGTGAGCGTGGTCGTGTGGAAGAACTTCTTCGGCTGGACCGGCCTGTACGAAATCATTCCGGGCTTCATCCTCTGCACCCTCGGCATCCTGATCTTCAGCCGCATCGGCAATGGCCCGTCCGCTGCCATGATCAAGCGCTTCGACGAAGCCGAGCAGGAATACCAGGACGCCCACGTCTGA
- a CDS encoding AraC family transcriptional regulator, giving the protein MLEARLLRLDDQARHHSHDHHQLVMSLAGRAEFEVEGRGGEVCRMRACLVPGDAGHQFAGLGDNRMLILDLDERGTSPEDLELLGPLFETPRYPELDADFHNLLNYAGAELARYGSDPMLARSLGGILLRALYLRLFGEARRRPVGSLDIERLDGYILNNLSRRISVAELAQVACLSPSHFHAQFKDCVGLTPHQYLLKTRLDQAARLVRESDQPLVRIAEECGFSSQSALTTAMRRYLGLTPGRLRGAD; this is encoded by the coding sequence ATGCTCGAAGCTCGCCTCCTGCGCCTGGATGATCAGGCCCGTCACCATTCCCACGACCACCATCAATTGGTGATGTCCCTCGCCGGCCGCGCCGAGTTCGAGGTGGAGGGCCGTGGGGGCGAGGTCTGCCGCATGCGTGCCTGTCTGGTGCCGGGGGATGCCGGGCATCAGTTCGCCGGCCTGGGCGACAACCGCATGCTGATCCTCGACCTGGACGAGCGGGGCACGTCGCCGGAGGACCTGGAACTGCTGGGTCCCCTGTTCGAGACTCCGCGTTACCCCGAACTTGATGCCGACTTTCACAACCTGCTGAATTACGCCGGAGCCGAACTGGCGCGCTACGGCAGCGACCCGATGCTGGCGCGCTCCCTGGGCGGCATCCTGCTGCGTGCCCTTTACTTGCGGCTGTTCGGCGAGGCTCGGCGGCGGCCGGTGGGCAGCCTGGATATCGAGCGCCTGGACGGCTACATCCTGAACAACCTGTCCCGGCGCATCAGTGTGGCGGAACTGGCCCAGGTGGCCTGCCTCAGCCCGAGTCACTTCCACGCCCAGTTCAAGGACTGCGTGGGGCTGACGCCCCATCAGTACTTGCTCAAGACCCGCCTCGATCAGGCAGCCCGTCTGGTTCGCGAGAGCGACCAGCCCCTGGTGCGCATCGCCGAGGAATGCGGTTTTTCCAGCCAGAGTGCCCTGACCACGGCCATGCGCCGTTACCTGGGCCTGACCCCCGGGCGCCTGCGCGGCGCCGATTAA
- the lon gene encoding endopeptidase La, producing MSDQDINADIVEEATSSQRTGLVLPGQTLPDKVYIIPIHNRPFFPAQVLPVIVNEQPWAETLELVAKTEHHCVALFFMENPPEDPRHFDPSTLPEHGTLVRVHHASRDGGRLQFVAQGLSRVRIRGWLKRHRPPYLVEVDYPQSPLDPRDEVKAYGMALINAIKELLPLNPLYSEELKNYLNRFSPNDPSPLTDFAAALTTAPAHELQEVLDTVPVLKRMEKVLPLLRKEVEMARLQSELSAEVNRKIGQHQREFFLKEQLKLIQQELGITKDDRSADSEQFTQRLEGKVLPEQAKKRIDEELNKLSILETGSPEYAVTRNYLDWATSVPWGVYGADRLDLKHARKVLDKHHAGLDDVKNRILEFLAVGAFKGEISGSIVLLVGPPGVGKTSIGKSIAESLGRPFYRFSVGGMRDEAEIKGHRRTYIGALPGKLVQALKEVEVMNPVIMLDEIDKLGASYQGDPASALLETLDPEQNVEFLDHYLDLRLDLSKVLFVCTANTLDSIPGPLLDRMETIRLSGYITEEKHAIAKRHLWPRLLERAGVPKERLSITDGALTAVIDGYAREAGVRQLEKQLGKIIRKSVVQLLDEPDAKIKVGQKDLEHYLGLAPFRKEQLLAGVGVITGLAWTSLGGATLPIEATRIHTLNRGFKLTGQLGDVMKESAEIAYSYVSSHLKQYGGDPTFFDQAFVHLHVPEGATPKDGPSAGITMASALLSLARNQAPKRGVAMTGELTLTGHVLPIGGVREKVIAARRQKILELILPEANRGAFEELPDYLKEGVTVHFARRFSDVAKILFD from the coding sequence ATGAGCGATCAGGACATCAACGCCGACATCGTCGAAGAAGCTACTTCCAGCCAGCGGACAGGCCTGGTGTTACCCGGCCAGACCCTGCCGGACAAGGTCTACATCATCCCCATCCACAACCGCCCCTTCTTCCCGGCCCAGGTATTGCCGGTGATCGTCAACGAGCAGCCCTGGGCGGAAACCCTGGAGCTGGTGGCCAAGACCGAGCACCACTGCGTGGCGCTGTTCTTCATGGAGAACCCGCCGGAAGACCCGCGCCACTTCGACCCCAGCACGCTGCCGGAGCACGGCACCCTGGTGCGGGTGCACCACGCCAGCCGCGACGGTGGCCGGCTGCAGTTCGTTGCCCAGGGCCTGTCGCGGGTGCGGATTCGCGGCTGGCTCAAGCGCCACCGCCCGCCCTATCTGGTGGAAGTGGATTATCCACAGAGCCCTCTGGACCCACGGGATGAGGTCAAGGCCTACGGCATGGCGCTGATCAACGCGATCAAGGAGCTGCTGCCGCTCAATCCGCTGTACAGCGAAGAGCTGAAGAACTACCTCAACCGATTCAGCCCCAACGATCCTTCGCCGCTGACCGACTTTGCCGCCGCCCTGACCACTGCGCCTGCCCATGAATTGCAGGAGGTGCTGGACACGGTTCCCGTGCTCAAGCGCATGGAGAAGGTGCTGCCCCTGCTGCGCAAGGAAGTGGAAATGGCGCGGCTGCAGAGCGAGCTCTCGGCCGAGGTGAACCGCAAGATCGGCCAGCACCAGCGCGAATTTTTCCTCAAGGAGCAGCTCAAGCTGATCCAACAGGAGTTGGGCATCACCAAGGACGACCGCAGCGCCGACAGTGAACAGTTCACCCAACGCCTGGAAGGCAAGGTGTTGCCGGAGCAGGCGAAGAAACGCATCGACGAAGAGCTGAACAAGCTGTCGATCCTGGAAACCGGCTCCCCCGAGTACGCCGTCACCCGCAATTACCTGGACTGGGCCACCTCCGTGCCTTGGGGCGTGTACGGCGCGGACCGCCTCGACCTCAAGCACGCCCGCAAGGTGCTGGACAAGCACCACGCCGGCCTCGATGACGTGAAGAACCGCATCCTCGAGTTCCTCGCGGTGGGCGCCTTCAAGGGCGAAATTTCCGGTTCCATCGTGCTGCTGGTAGGCCCGCCCGGCGTAGGCAAGACCAGCATCGGCAAGTCCATTGCCGAATCCCTGGGCCGCCCCTTCTACCGTTTCAGCGTCGGCGGCATGCGCGACGAAGCGGAGATCAAGGGCCACCGCCGCACCTACATCGGCGCACTCCCCGGCAAGCTGGTGCAGGCGCTGAAGGAAGTGGAGGTGATGAACCCGGTCATCATGCTCGACGAAATCGACAAGCTCGGCGCCAGCTACCAGGGCGACCCGGCCTCGGCGCTGCTGGAGACCCTCGACCCGGAGCAGAACGTCGAATTCCTCGATCACTACCTGGACCTGCGCCTGGACCTGTCGAAAGTGCTCTTCGTGTGCACCGCCAATACGCTGGATTCCATACCCGGCCCGCTGCTGGACCGCATGGAAACCATCCGCCTCTCCGGCTACATCACCGAAGAGAAGCACGCGATTGCCAAGCGCCACCTCTGGCCACGCCTGCTGGAACGCGCCGGTGTTCCGAAGGAGCGCCTGTCCATCACCGATGGCGCGCTGACGGCGGTGATTGACGGCTATGCCCGCGAGGCTGGAGTGCGCCAGCTGGAGAAGCAGCTGGGCAAGATCATCCGCAAGTCCGTGGTGCAGTTGCTGGACGAGCCCGACGCGAAGATCAAGGTCGGCCAAAAGGACCTCGAGCACTACCTGGGCCTGGCGCCGTTCCGCAAGGAACAGTTGCTGGCGGGTGTCGGTGTCATCACCGGCCTCGCCTGGACCAGCCTGGGCGGCGCTACGCTGCCGATCGAAGCGACCCGCATCCACACCTTGAACCGTGGGTTCAAGCTCACCGGCCAATTGGGCGACGTGATGAAGGAGTCGGCCGAGATCGCCTACAGCTACGTCAGCTCGCACCTGAAGCAGTACGGCGGCGATCCGACCTTCTTCGACCAGGCCTTTGTCCACCTCCACGTACCAGAAGGCGCCACCCCCAAGGACGGCCCCAGCGCAGGTATCACCATGGCCAGCGCCCTGCTCTCACTGGCCCGCAACCAGGCCCCGAAGAGGGGCGTGGCCATGACCGGCGAGCTGACGCTTACCGGCCACGTGCTGCCCATCGGCGGGGTTCGCGAGAAGGTCATTGCCGCGCGCCGGCAGAAAATCCTCGAGCTGATCCTGCCTGAGGCTAACCGCGGCGCCTTCGAGGAACTGCCGGACTACCTCAAGGAAGGCGTGACAGTGCACTTTGCCCGCCGCTTCAGCGACGTGGCCAAGATCCTGTTCGACTGA
- a CDS encoding protease inhibitor I42 family protein — MSLVPSPRLLLPLGLALLAACAQQKTGPMVVQNQRSDCPISLSQGQPLVLTLPSNPTTGFRWVMRDAAGTVLQLLGPEVYSVPEDVGLVGSAGQSTWRFKASQPGEGRLRLDYQRPWETDVPPAKSFDCQISVQ; from the coding sequence ATGTCACTCGTTCCCTCCCCTCGCCTACTGTTGCCCCTGGGCCTCGCCCTGCTCGCCGCCTGCGCCCAGCAGAAGACCGGCCCCATGGTGGTCCAGAACCAGCGCAGCGATTGCCCTATTTCCCTCAGCCAGGGCCAACCCCTGGTGCTGACCCTGCCCAGCAACCCCACCACCGGCTTCCGCTGGGTAATGCGCGATGCGGCCGGCACCGTGCTGCAGCTCCTCGGCCCGGAGGTCTATTCCGTCCCCGAGGACGTCGGTCTGGTGGGCAGCGCCGGCCAATCCACCTGGCGCTTCAAGGCCAGCCAGCCCGGCGAAGGTCGCCTGCGCCTGGATTACCAGCGCCCTTGGGAAACCGACGTGCCACCGGCCAAAAGCTTCGACTGCCAGATCAGCGTCCAGTAG
- a CDS encoding lysoplasmalogenase, with protein sequence MGTLIFGLAGVLAFVTGLTLELDWLCFWSKPVPMLALLLWLRAAPSGPYRRWIVIGLLLSLLGDMLLAWPADLFVFGLGAFLLAHLAYLRAYLLHTRRLAPLALWVAAGCGAAIFALLASGGLGSLLLPVGCYALAISTMLWRALARLGMGLDRQSALLAAGGAALFVLSDSLIGINRFVSPFTGASYLIILSYWLGQGGIAASAMAHSNAISSSTIPPAPPQEIGYSN encoded by the coding sequence ATGGGAACCCTGATATTCGGACTGGCCGGCGTACTGGCCTTCGTCACCGGCCTGACGCTGGAACTGGACTGGCTATGCTTCTGGAGCAAGCCGGTTCCCATGCTGGCCCTGCTCCTCTGGCTGCGCGCCGCGCCGTCGGGGCCATACCGGCGCTGGATCGTCATCGGCCTGCTGCTGTCCCTGCTGGGTGACATGCTCCTGGCATGGCCCGCCGATCTCTTCGTCTTCGGCCTAGGCGCGTTTCTCCTTGCCCACCTGGCCTACCTGCGCGCCTATCTGCTGCACACCCGCCGCCTGGCGCCCCTGGCGCTGTGGGTGGCGGCCGGATGCGGGGCCGCCATCTTCGCGCTGCTGGCGAGCGGAGGGCTGGGCTCCCTGCTGCTGCCGGTAGGCTGTTACGCGCTGGCCATCAGCACCATGCTCTGGCGCGCCCTCGCCCGTCTGGGCATGGGTCTCGACCGCCAGTCGGCACTGCTGGCGGCAGGTGGCGCCGCCCTCTTCGTGTTGTCCGATAGCCTGATCGGCATCAACCGTTTCGTATCCCCTTTCACCGGTGCGAGTTACCTCATCATCCTCAGTTACTGGCTCGGCCAGGGGGGCATCGCTGCCTCGGCGATGGCACATTCGAATGCCATTTCTTCCTCTACAATCCCACCGGCGCCCCCTCAGGAAATCGGCTATAGCAATTAG
- the cmoA gene encoding carboxy-S-adenosyl-L-methionine synthase CmoA: MTEKPDRIYATPQAQVADFAFNEDVVRVFPDMIKRSVPGYPTIVENIGVLAAQFAQAGTPLYDLGSSLGAVTQALRRHVKADGCKVVAVDNSSAMVERCREYLHAQDAMFQELLPVDVLEADILTLDFQPCSFVAMNFTLQFVPREHRTELLGRIRQALLPGGALVLSEKLRFEDADEHQLLTDLHIAFKRANGYSELEIAQKRSALENVMHPDSLEEHRARLLAAGFSKVVPWFQCLNFASLIALP; encoded by the coding sequence GTGACCGAAAAACCCGATCGCATCTACGCCACCCCACAGGCTCAAGTCGCCGACTTCGCCTTCAATGAGGACGTGGTCCGGGTGTTTCCGGACATGATCAAGCGCTCGGTGCCGGGCTATCCCACCATCGTCGAGAACATCGGCGTACTGGCCGCGCAATTCGCCCAGGCCGGCACCCCGCTCTATGACCTCGGCAGTTCCCTTGGCGCCGTGACCCAGGCCCTGCGCCGCCATGTGAAGGCCGACGGCTGCAAGGTCGTCGCTGTGGATAACTCCAGCGCCATGGTGGAGCGCTGCCGAGAGTACCTGCATGCCCAGGACGCCATGTTCCAGGAGCTGTTGCCGGTGGATGTCCTTGAAGCGGACATCCTCACCCTGGACTTCCAGCCTTGCTCCTTTGTTGCGATGAACTTCACCCTGCAGTTCGTGCCCCGCGAGCACCGCACCGAGCTCCTCGGCCGCATTCGCCAGGCGCTGCTGCCGGGCGGCGCACTGGTGTTATCGGAGAAACTGCGTTTCGAGGACGCTGACGAGCACCAGTTGCTCACTGACCTGCATATCGCCTTCAAACGCGCCAACGGCTACAGCGAGCTGGAAATCGCCCAGAAGCGCAGCGCCCTGGAAAATGTCATGCACCCCGACAGCCTCGAAGAACACCGCGCGCGCCTCTTGGCGGCCGGCTTCTCCAAGGTGGTGCCCTGGTTCCAATGCCTCAACTTCGCTTCGCTGATCGCCCTGCCATGA
- the cmoB gene encoding tRNA 5-methoxyuridine(34)/uridine 5-oxyacetic acid(34) synthase CmoB, with protein sequence MIRTLDLDALQQKLAGTPLQDWAADLPGQLDAKLAVGHGDLERWGAAVNALPPLQPQQVELARRFLLEGPCDDATRAQLKTALQGLIPWRKGPFELFGVHINTEWRSDWKWERVSPHLDLTGKRVLDVGCGNGYYQWRMLGAGADSVVGVDPNWLFFCQFLAMKRFLPDLPAWHLPLALEELPPKLEGFDTVFSMGVLYHRRSPIDHLFDLKDCLRRNGELVLETLVVEGDAQQVLVPEDRYAQMRNVWFLPSVPALELWLRRAGYVDVRCVDVSYTSVEEQRSTEWMRFQSLPEFLDPADHSRTIEGLPAPARAVLIARKP encoded by the coding sequence ATGATTCGTACGCTGGACCTCGACGCCCTGCAGCAAAAGCTGGCGGGCACCCCCCTGCAGGACTGGGCCGCCGACCTGCCCGGCCAACTGGATGCCAAGCTGGCGGTGGGCCACGGCGACCTGGAACGCTGGGGCGCTGCGGTCAACGCCCTGCCTCCACTGCAGCCGCAGCAGGTCGAGCTGGCCCGGCGATTTCTGCTGGAGGGCCCCTGCGACGACGCTACCCGCGCACAGCTGAAAACAGCCCTTCAAGGGCTGATCCCCTGGCGCAAGGGTCCCTTCGAACTGTTCGGCGTGCACATCAACACGGAATGGCGCTCGGACTGGAAATGGGAACGGGTCTCGCCACACCTGGACCTGACCGGCAAGCGGGTGCTGGATGTGGGTTGCGGTAACGGTTACTACCAGTGGCGCATGCTTGGCGCTGGCGCCGACAGCGTGGTGGGCGTGGACCCGAACTGGCTGTTCTTCTGCCAGTTCCTGGCCATGAAGCGCTTCCTGCCAGACCTCCCCGCCTGGCACCTGCCTCTGGCCCTGGAAGAACTGCCGCCGAAACTGGAAGGCTTCGACACCGTGTTCTCCATGGGCGTGCTTTATCACCGTCGCTCGCCCATCGACCATCTCTTCGACCTCAAGGACTGCCTGCGCCGGAACGGCGAACTGGTGCTGGAAACGCTGGTGGTTGAAGGCGACGCCCAGCAGGTACTGGTCCCCGAGGATCGCTACGCGCAGATGCGCAACGTCTGGTTCCTGCCCTCGGTGCCGGCCCTGGAGCTCTGGCTGCGCCGGGCAGGTTATGTGGATGTGCGCTGCGTGGATGTCAGCTACACCAGCGTCGAAGAACAGCGCAGCACCGAGTGGATGCGCTTCCAGTCCCTGCCGGAGTTCCTCGATCCGGCGGACCACAGCCGCACCATCGAAGGCCTGCCGGCGCCGGCGCGGGCCGTGCTGATCGCGCGCAAGCCCTGA
- the pdxJ gene encoding pyridoxine 5'-phosphate synthase encodes MTEANRVLLGVNIDHVATLRQARGTRYPDPVKAALDAEEAGADGITVHLREDRRHIQERDVRVLKEVLQTRMNFEMGVTEEMMAFAEEIRPEHVCLVPETRQELTTEGGLDVAGQEARIKAAVERLAKVGSEVSLFIDADPLQIEASHRVGAPAIELHTGRYADARTPEEAARELQRIQEGVALGLKLGLIVNAGHGLHYHNVEPVAAIPGINELNIGHALVAHALFVGFKQAVVEMKQLIVSAAAPR; translated from the coding sequence GTGACTGAAGCCAACCGCGTACTTCTTGGCGTGAACATCGACCACGTCGCCACCCTCCGCCAGGCCCGTGGCACCCGTTACCCGGACCCGGTCAAGGCGGCCCTGGACGCCGAAGAGGCGGGTGCCGATGGCATCACCGTGCACCTGCGCGAAGACCGCCGCCATATCCAGGAGCGCGACGTGCGCGTGCTCAAGGAGGTCCTGCAGACCCGCATGAATTTCGAGATGGGCGTGACCGAGGAGATGATGGCCTTCGCGGAGGAAATCCGCCCTGAGCACGTTTGCCTGGTGCCGGAAACCCGTCAGGAACTGACCACCGAGGGCGGCCTCGACGTCGCCGGCCAGGAAGCCCGTATCAAGGCCGCTGTGGAGCGCCTTGCCAAGGTAGGCAGCGAGGTTTCGCTGTTCATCGACGCCGATCCGCTGCAGATCGAAGCGTCCCACCGTGTTGGCGCCCCGGCCATCGAACTGCACACCGGTCGCTACGCCGATGCCCGCACCCCGGAAGAGGCCGCCCGTGAACTGCAGCGCATCCAGGAGGGCGTCGCCCTGGGTCTGAAACTGGGCCTGATCGTCAACGCCGGCCACGGCTTGCACTACCACAACGTCGAGCCGGTCGCGGCGATCCCGGGCATCAATGAGCTGAACATCGGCCATGCGCTGGTGGCCCATGCACTGTTCGTCGGCTTCAAGCAGGCGGTGGTGGAGATGAAACAGCTGATCGTTTCGGCAGCTGCACCGCGCTAA